From one Treponema denticola genomic stretch:
- a CDS encoding DJ-1 family glyoxalase III, protein MKKAFLFLANGFEDVEALTPIDYLRRAGIDLITVGVGGKTIVSSHKVPITCDIVLEEAVQIEEDLIAAILPGGLPNSSTLAGTEAVKDFVKKTLTSGGIVAAICAAPALALGSWGLLEGKNYTCYPGMGQDLKTKPKAGERVIRDGNIITACAAGAAEEFAFAIVEAVCGKTALNKLKTEVVAR, encoded by the coding sequence ATGAAAAAAGCTTTTTTATTTTTGGCAAACGGATTTGAAGATGTTGAAGCCCTTACACCCATAGATTATTTGAGAAGAGCCGGTATAGATTTAATTACTGTCGGCGTCGGAGGGAAAACTATAGTTTCTTCTCACAAGGTTCCTATAACCTGCGATATTGTGTTGGAAGAAGCCGTGCAAATTGAAGAAGACCTGATTGCTGCTATTCTTCCCGGCGGTCTTCCTAACAGCAGCACTTTGGCCGGAACGGAAGCCGTTAAAGATTTTGTAAAAAAGACCCTTACAAGCGGGGGAATCGTCGCTGCAATCTGTGCGGCTCCGGCCCTTGCCCTGGGCTCTTGGGGCCTTTTAGAAGGAAAAAACTATACCTGCTATCCCGGTATGGGACAGGATTTGAAGACAAAACCCAAGGCAGGGGAGCGTGTTATAAGAGACGGAAACATAATAACGGCCTGTGCAGCAGGGGCGGCAGAAGAATTTGCCTTTGCAATTGTAGAAGCTGTTTGCGGAAAAACCGCATTAAATAAACTTAAAACCGAGGTGGTAGCACGATAA
- a CDS encoding MBL fold metallo-hydrolase, with product MENNDIDGIVLYEDGDHKFIWLGSESKQRKGAVQTMQYLIIDRGRGVLLDPGGVHLFSRVVTAVSRFISVDKIDTIFFSHQDPDVSSGIALWLGITKAKIYISSLWVRFMPHFGIVDLSRIVPIPDKGMNISLLSGSNMKCIPSHFMHSPGQFGLYDERSRILFSGDIGAAVFDDDDEPSFVEDFEKHIPLIEGFHVRYMASNKIVSKWVETIRRLNPLMIAPQHGAIYKDEQVNNFLTWLSGLKCGTDYIENLF from the coding sequence ATGGAAAATAACGATATTGACGGTATTGTTTTATATGAAGATGGAGATCATAAATTTATATGGCTTGGCTCGGAAAGTAAACAGAGAAAGGGTGCTGTACAGACAATGCAGTACCTTATTATAGACAGGGGCAGAGGAGTTCTTCTTGATCCGGGCGGAGTACATCTTTTTTCCAGAGTTGTTACTGCCGTAAGCCGCTTTATTTCCGTTGATAAAATCGATACAATCTTTTTCTCACATCAAGATCCCGATGTTTCTTCGGGTATAGCTTTATGGCTGGGCATCACAAAGGCTAAAATATATATTTCTTCGCTTTGGGTTCGATTTATGCCTCACTTCGGTATAGTCGATCTTTCAAGAATAGTTCCGATACCGGATAAAGGGATGAATATATCGCTTCTCTCAGGCTCAAATATGAAGTGTATTCCTTCGCACTTTATGCATTCTCCGGGGCAATTCGGTTTATACGATGAACGCTCCCGTATTCTTTTTAGCGGAGATATAGGAGCCGCAGTTTTTGATGATGACGATGAGCCTTCCTTTGTAGAAGATTTCGAAAAGCATATTCCTTTGATCGAGGGTTTTCACGTCAGATATATGGCTTCCAATAAGATTGTCAGCAAATGGGTAGAAACGATACGCCGTTTAAATCCGCTGATGATAGCTCCACAGCATGGCGCAATATATAAGGATGAGCAGGTAAATAATTTTTTAACTTGGCTTTCCGGTTTAAAATGCGGTACGGATTATATCGAAAACCTATTTTAA
- a CDS encoding response regulator, translating to MKQVLLIGIAPTLRYYITKKLQDVGIYVIYAETVIEAINIMKQQPVMLIIIDYSFSRDALFNFFAEKQKTPTFAPIPSIVLGRKIAKVDISLLVSYGVKKVISKPVKVDELLSTIGIILETTFPIDPTPCILETRVNEDVIFIELAQGLNRDKLELLQFRIIELIESYKLVEAKILIILTDLNLTYADTANLEYLIDNILAVKVVSPKNVKLLTLNQFVTDFFSQNPDYKMIEVVGSLGQALSALLQTTEDKRAVAQTMLNADNERNENTCNLETRFKLDMAEKLSIAVVDDDLVIRKMMTAIFSGLNAEVTLFENGEDFLNKVENDVYDVIFLDMIMPGMSGIDVLNVAKKKGITTPFVILSSVTQRDSVIKALEKGAKRYILKPIKKETVLRKMEEVLGASL from the coding sequence ATGAAACAAGTTTTATTGATAGGGATAGCCCCTACTTTACGCTATTATATTACAAAAAAATTACAAGATGTAGGCATTTATGTAATTTATGCCGAAACAGTTATAGAAGCCATTAATATTATGAAGCAGCAACCTGTAATGCTCATAATAATAGACTATAGTTTTAGCAGAGATGCCTTGTTCAATTTCTTTGCCGAAAAACAAAAAACACCGACCTTTGCTCCAATTCCTTCAATAGTATTGGGAAGAAAAATAGCCAAAGTCGACATAAGTCTGTTGGTCTCATACGGAGTAAAAAAAGTAATTTCAAAGCCTGTAAAAGTTGATGAACTTTTATCCACAATAGGCATAATTTTAGAGACGACATTTCCCATAGATCCCACACCCTGTATTTTGGAAACACGGGTAAATGAAGATGTTATATTTATAGAATTGGCACAAGGTTTAAACAGAGATAAACTTGAGCTTCTTCAATTTAGAATTATAGAACTCATCGAGTCTTATAAACTTGTCGAAGCTAAAATTTTAATTATATTGACCGACTTAAATTTAACCTATGCCGATACGGCTAATTTGGAATATTTGATAGATAACATCCTAGCCGTAAAAGTAGTGTCTCCTAAAAATGTAAAACTTCTTACCCTAAATCAATTTGTAACAGACTTCTTTTCGCAAAACCCCGACTATAAGATGATTGAAGTTGTAGGAAGTCTGGGGCAAGCCCTTTCGGCTCTTTTACAAACAACCGAAGATAAGAGAGCTGTGGCTCAAACAATGCTGAATGCCGACAATGAGCGCAATGAAAACACATGCAACCTTGAAACCCGATTTAAACTGGACATGGCCGAAAAGCTATCTATAGCTGTAGTGGATGATGATTTAGTGATCCGCAAAATGATGACCGCTATTTTTTCGGGATTAAATGCCGAAGTAACTCTATTTGAAAACGGAGAAGACTTTTTAAACAAAGTAGAAAATGATGTTTATGATGTTATTTTTTTGGACATGATTATGCCGGGCATGAGCGGCATAGATGTTTTAAATGTAGCAAAAAAGAAGGGAATCACAACTCCATTTGTTATTTTATCTTCTGTCACTCAAAGAGATTCAGTTATCAAAGCCCTGGAAAAGGGTGCTAAAAGATACATATTAAAACCCATAAAAAAAGAAACTGTTTTGCGCAAAATGGAGGAAGTTCTGGGTGCCTCTCTTTAA
- a CDS encoding divergent polysaccharide deacetylase family protein, translated as MAKKSTKTGKTTKPAKKTGRKRRKKSKINYTGTIAGFLAVCVIMLAVFLFIIPSVKNKDETVNKTQIAKEQEKIKEEKPKTAEKPPAESKAKNKHTEKSKEAETQTAKNLPKEAAKKAVPDKLKESETQTAKDQPKEIEKPNKETKAKKPESPIITDKPKPQEQEKKPDVSAYPIQDLPELPSKGKLIFVFDDAGHNLEQLQYFLDLPFPCTIAVLPKLPNSRETAKRIRAAGKELILHQPMQAVNPNIDPGEGAVKPGMNHEEIKKIVASNVEEIGPIAGMNNHEGSLITSDEKAMEAVLELCREKNIYFLDSRTSSKSVVPQVAKKLNMSIWERAVFLDNKRDKAYMKKQIIEGLEIASQRGEAIMIGHVVTVDLAILLKEMYSDLTQEGYTFSTISKSKGK; from the coding sequence ATGGCAAAAAAGAGCACTAAAACAGGAAAAACAACTAAACCGGCAAAAAAAACCGGAAGAAAGAGAAGAAAAAAGTCAAAAATTAACTATACCGGAACTATAGCCGGTTTTTTAGCGGTATGTGTAATAATGCTCGCCGTATTTTTGTTTATAATTCCTTCGGTAAAAAATAAAGATGAAACAGTGAATAAAACGCAAATTGCCAAGGAACAAGAAAAAATAAAAGAGGAAAAGCCTAAAACTGCCGAAAAGCCGCCTGCAGAAAGCAAGGCTAAAAATAAACATACCGAAAAAAGCAAAGAAGCTGAAACGCAGACCGCAAAAAATCTGCCTAAAGAAGCTGCAAAAAAGGCCGTACCCGATAAACTTAAAGAAAGTGAAACACAGACAGCAAAAGATCAGCCTAAAGAAATTGAAAAACCGAACAAAGAAACCAAGGCAAAAAAGCCTGAAAGTCCTATAATTACGGACAAGCCTAAACCTCAAGAACAAGAAAAAAAGCCCGACGTTTCGGCCTACCCTATTCAGGACCTGCCTGAGCTTCCTTCAAAGGGAAAACTTATTTTTGTGTTTGACGATGCGGGACACAACTTAGAACAGTTACAGTATTTTTTGGATTTACCTTTTCCCTGTACCATAGCCGTTTTGCCTAAGCTGCCTAATTCAAGGGAAACGGCAAAAAGAATAAGGGCTGCCGGAAAGGAACTCATCCTTCATCAGCCGATGCAAGCCGTAAACCCGAATATAGATCCGGGAGAAGGGGCCGTTAAACCCGGCATGAACCATGAAGAGATAAAAAAAATAGTAGCTTCAAATGTGGAAGAAATCGGGCCCATAGCCGGAATGAATAACCATGAGGGCTCTCTTATTACATCGGATGAAAAAGCTATGGAGGCAGTGCTTGAATTGTGCAGGGAAAAAAACATATACTTTTTGGATTCCCGCACCAGCTCAAAAAGCGTTGTCCCTCAAGTTGCAAAAAAGCTGAATATGAGCATTTGGGAAAGAGCCGTATTCCTTGATAATAAACGGGATAAGGCCTATATGAAAAAACAAATTATAGAAGGCTTGGAAATTGCCTCACAAAGAGGAGAAGCGATTATGATAGGCCACGTGGTTACCGTAGATCTTGCAATCCTTCTAAAAGAAATGTACTCCGATTTAACACAAGAAGGATATACATTTTCTACAATTTCAAAATCAAAAGGGAAATAA
- a CDS encoding class I SAM-dependent methyltransferase — MGKLADWFENETFWAEYAPIMFDTQRWAEAPAVAESILRIIGVPVDNAGISILDAGCGPGRIAIELAIRKAKVTGIDLIRPFLNAAMDSAQDEGVDIELIQGDLRKFVRPEGFDAAISMYTSFGYCSTIEEDMQILKNIAQSIKPNGWFILEMTGREIAVRDFTEGEWFERGGFTVLTEYSVEGAWEGLRSRWILYDEQGRKADHTYVQRLYSAVELKRLMLAAGFSSVEIYGDFDFSPYNEKARTMVLIARK; from the coding sequence ATGGGAAAACTTGCAGATTGGTTTGAAAACGAAACTTTTTGGGCGGAGTATGCTCCGATTATGTTTGATACGCAAAGATGGGCTGAGGCTCCTGCTGTTGCGGAATCTATTTTAAGGATAATAGGTGTTCCTGTGGATAATGCAGGAATCTCAATCTTGGACGCAGGCTGCGGGCCGGGAAGGATTGCCATCGAGCTTGCAATAAGAAAGGCCAAGGTTACAGGCATCGACTTAATCCGACCCTTTTTAAATGCGGCTATGGATTCGGCTCAAGATGAAGGTGTCGACATAGAGCTGATTCAGGGGGACTTGCGTAAATTTGTCCGGCCTGAAGGTTTTGATGCCGCGATAAGCATGTATACCAGCTTCGGGTATTGCAGCACAATCGAAGAAGACATGCAAATCTTAAAAAATATAGCCCAATCCATAAAGCCGAACGGCTGGTTCATTCTCGAGATGACGGGCCGTGAAATTGCCGTACGGGATTTTACCGAAGGCGAATGGTTTGAGCGGGGCGGTTTTACGGTCTTAACCGAATATTCCGTTGAAGGAGCTTGGGAAGGTTTACGCTCCCGCTGGATTCTTTATGATGAGCAGGGCAGGAAGGCCGACCACACCTATGTTCAGCGTCTTTATTCCGCCGTGGAGTTAAAAAGGCTTATGTTAGCAGCCGGTTTTTCTTCGGTAGAAATATACGGTGATTTTGATTTTTCGCCCTATAACGAAAAGGCGAGAACGATGGTGCTCATAGCGAGAAAGTAG
- a CDS encoding uracil-DNA glycosylase: MKAEEKKTLYTFFRTASEYLSGFKTDEEYPDFADTVLPETAIPDTALPETDEAAGLTIPLNNADSESGFESLEKVYAQIASCKACRLCERRHNTVAGEGPCEFSNFDNKIEVMVIGEGPGADEDAQGRPFVGKAGQLLDKMLAAIELYRTHNCYITNVVKCRPPNNRDPLPDEMAACRNYLNAQIALIRPKAILVVGRVALQNLLKTQEGIGKMHGKFFEYQNIPLMATYHPSALLRDVNLKRPAWEDLKLFRSRLNELPQQVE, translated from the coding sequence ATGAAAGCCGAAGAAAAAAAAACATTATATACATTTTTCCGCACAGCCTCGGAATATCTATCGGGTTTTAAAACCGATGAAGAATATCCAGATTTTGCCGATACCGTTCTCCCGGAGACGGCTATCCCCGATACCGCTCTACCGGAAACGGACGAAGCGGCCGGCCTAACAATTCCTTTAAACAATGCAGATTCGGAAAGCGGTTTTGAAAGTCTTGAAAAGGTCTATGCTCAAATTGCGTCCTGTAAGGCCTGCCGTCTATGCGAGAGGCGGCATAACACGGTTGCAGGCGAGGGGCCTTGCGAGTTTTCCAATTTTGATAATAAGATAGAAGTAATGGTCATAGGCGAGGGGCCGGGAGCCGATGAGGATGCGCAAGGCCGCCCCTTTGTCGGTAAGGCCGGACAGCTTTTGGATAAGATGCTTGCCGCCATCGAATTATACCGCACCCATAATTGTTATATCACAAATGTGGTAAAGTGCAGGCCTCCCAATAACCGCGACCCTCTGCCCGATGAAATGGCTGCGTGCAGAAATTATTTAAATGCCCAAATTGCCTTGATAAGGCCTAAGGCGATTCTTGTGGTCGGCAGGGTGGCTCTTCAAAACCTATTGAAAACCCAAGAAGGAATAGGCAAGATGCACGGCAAGTTTTTTGAATACCAAAACATTCCCCTGATGGCGACCTATCATCCAAGTGCCCTTTTAAGAGATGTCAACTTAAAACGCCCTGCATGGGAAGACTTAAAACTCTTCCGTTCCCGCCTCAACGAATTACCTCAACAAGTTGAGTGA
- a CDS encoding response regulator, with amino-acid sequence MPLFNKNISNFKLGKYLNSSNVAYIIFSSDYIPLFWSPEAERLLPEYLVKNTKERIHDYLKKVLSEEEYIRLSVFIKNNPKTAVFEAKFDKAPNLSDKTTLKFCYTQQNDGTFFVTIDDITKQKLKEEFLIIAKQDAEKANSMRSLFLANVSHEIRTPIQTIIGMMELIKDTNLDEEQSEYTRQVNFSAEVLLALVNDVLDFSKLESGNMTMERTVFNLTDSVEQTVDLISMEAHKKGLEIVVDISDKIPDFIYGDPARLQQVLLNFVKNAVKFTEKGYVSVSVKVVLEGNPNNIDTEKRFSILFEVADTGIGVNTEQKSKIFNSFYQGSASINRKYGGTGLGLAISKNIITMMRGKIGIKDNIPAGSVFWFKIPLVPSKKKDPHENILLDKSTRFLIVDDNMQTRTILKRMLLKFGFEDIALVSSGEQALEIIKTAAEHKNPFNVVFIDMVMPKMDGWRLGAEIHNDEHLSGSKLFLMIPEGSLGQDAKMKLLEWFDGYLYKPVKARIVFHLLNNLYRKLAITLGKDDISELEPLEAGEQSKQTETVHTSDEENFFGCKVLVVDDHPVNQKLLKIILEKTNCTVSTANDGENAIKEAAKEEFDIIFMDIQMPGINGYEATQILREKGYSKPIIACTAGSQDNERKLCESMGLNDIIKKPFNKKQLFEMVKKHYKK; translated from the coding sequence GTGCCTCTCTTTAATAAAAATATTTCAAATTTTAAACTGGGAAAATACTTAAACTCATCAAATGTAGCATACATAATCTTTTCGTCTGACTATATTCCTCTGTTTTGGAGTCCTGAAGCGGAAAGACTTTTACCGGAATACTTGGTTAAAAATACAAAAGAACGGATACACGACTATTTAAAAAAAGTCTTATCTGAAGAAGAGTATATTAGGCTTTCCGTATTTATAAAAAACAATCCCAAAACGGCAGTCTTTGAAGCCAAATTCGATAAGGCCCCAAATCTTTCAGATAAGACCACTTTAAAATTCTGTTATACTCAACAAAATGACGGCACTTTTTTTGTAACCATCGATGACATTACCAAACAAAAACTAAAAGAAGAATTTTTGATAATTGCAAAACAAGATGCCGAAAAAGCAAACAGTATGAGGAGTCTTTTTTTAGCTAATGTAAGCCATGAAATAAGAACGCCTATTCAAACCATAATAGGCATGATGGAACTTATAAAAGATACAAACTTGGATGAAGAGCAGAGCGAATACACCCGCCAAGTTAATTTTAGCGCCGAAGTTTTGCTTGCACTTGTAAACGACGTTTTGGATTTTTCAAAACTCGAAAGCGGAAATATGACAATGGAAAGAACGGTTTTTAACCTGACTGATTCAGTTGAGCAGACCGTAGATTTAATTTCGATGGAAGCTCATAAAAAAGGATTGGAAATTGTTGTAGATATAAGCGATAAGATACCCGATTTTATATACGGCGATCCTGCAAGACTGCAACAGGTTCTTTTAAACTTTGTAAAAAATGCAGTTAAATTTACTGAAAAAGGTTATGTTTCGGTTTCGGTAAAGGTGGTTCTTGAAGGTAATCCTAATAATATCGATACGGAAAAACGGTTCTCCATTCTTTTTGAAGTCGCCGATACGGGAATAGGAGTAAACACAGAACAAAAATCAAAAATATTCAATTCGTTTTATCAAGGAAGTGCCTCTATCAATAGAAAGTACGGCGGTACGGGATTAGGCTTGGCAATTTCTAAAAATATTATAACGATGATGAGGGGCAAAATAGGAATAAAAGATAATATTCCCGCCGGCTCAGTCTTTTGGTTTAAGATTCCCTTAGTTCCTTCAAAGAAAAAAGATCCCCATGAAAATATATTACTTGATAAGAGTACCAGATTTTTAATCGTCGATGATAATATGCAAACCAGAACTATTTTAAAGAGAATGCTTTTAAAATTCGGTTTTGAAGACATAGCCTTGGTTAGTTCCGGAGAGCAGGCACTCGAAATTATAAAAACTGCAGCCGAGCATAAAAACCCCTTCAATGTGGTATTCATAGATATGGTTATGCCTAAGATGGACGGATGGCGCCTGGGAGCGGAAATTCACAATGACGAACATCTTTCAGGCTCAAAACTTTTTTTGATGATTCCTGAAGGCAGCCTAGGACAGGATGCAAAGATGAAACTTTTAGAATGGTTTGACGGTTATCTTTACAAACCTGTAAAAGCAAGGATTGTTTTTCATCTGCTAAACAACCTCTACCGTAAATTAGCAATAACCTTAGGAAAAGACGACATTTCGGAACTTGAACCCCTGGAAGCAGGAGAGCAAAGTAAGCAAACGGAAACCGTACATACTTCCGACGAAGAGAACTTTTTCGGCTGTAAGGTTTTGGTTGTAGATGACCATCCCGTAAACCAAAAATTATTAAAAATTATTTTGGAAAAAACTAACTGTACTGTAAGCACGGCAAATGACGGAGAAAATGCCATTAAAGAGGCTGCAAAAGAAGAATTTGATATTATATTTATGGACATACAGATGCCCGGTATAAACGGATACGAGGCTACACAAATTTTGAGGGAAAAGGGATATTCAAAACCCATTATTGCTTGTACCGCAGGTTCTCAAGACAACGAACGAAAATTATGCGAATCTATGGGATTAAACGATATAATAAAAAAACCCTTTAACAAAAAACAGCTTTTTGAAATGGTAAAAAAACATTATAAAAAGTAG
- a CDS encoding methyl-accepting chemotaxis protein, with protein MADEQNIADNFSDLIDKIVVQYNKGVILDFVTSHSFKIIEEAMDNLQEKFDTILSAFEEIQKESSSSASNANYVDEILSNVLKRRTVIQEEIHERVDEIEVTAENAENAASAFEVLKDRTAEVEDMLSGIKDVSVKTGILAINASIEAARAGSVGNGFRIIANEVRSLATQTGDFAKKIESKLEELNKSVDEINNSMTGFIELFSKFRKSFNGVLANFDENSATLKEAGFSLAEITASIKEQDITIREGFLSLKKIDSFLHDTSTILDAVQTSHEHLGTLLQQN; from the coding sequence ATGGCTGATGAACAGAACATTGCCGATAATTTTAGTGATCTAATCGATAAGATTGTTGTACAATATAATAAAGGCGTTATTCTTGATTTTGTAACCTCTCACTCGTTTAAAATTATTGAAGAAGCTATGGATAATTTGCAGGAGAAGTTTGATACCATCCTTTCCGCCTTTGAAGAAATACAAAAGGAAAGTAGTTCTTCTGCATCTAATGCCAATTATGTAGATGAAATTCTTTCTAATGTTTTAAAAAGAAGAACCGTAATTCAAGAAGAAATTCATGAGCGTGTTGACGAAATTGAGGTCACTGCAGAAAATGCGGAAAATGCAGCTTCCGCTTTTGAGGTGCTAAAGGACAGGACTGCGGAAGTTGAGGATATGTTGTCTGGTATTAAGGATGTTTCCGTAAAAACCGGCATTCTTGCAATCAATGCTTCAATAGAAGCCGCCCGGGCCGGAAGTGTTGGAAACGGTTTTAGAATTATCGCCAATGAGGTTCGTTCTCTTGCAACCCAAACCGGCGATTTTGCAAAAAAAATCGAATCAAAACTGGAAGAATTAAATAAATCGGTTGATGAAATAAACAACAGTATGACCGGTTTTATAGAACTTTTTTCAAAATTCAGAAAATCATTCAACGGCGTATTGGCTAATTTTGATGAAAACTCGGCAACTCTTAAAGAAGCGGGTTTTTCACTGGCCGAGATAACTGCCTCCATAAAGGAACAGGATATTACCATAAGGGAAGGCTTTTTGTCATTAAAGAAGATCGATAGCTTTTTACATGATACCTCGACTATTCTTGATGCAGTCCAAACAAGCCATGAACATCTGGGAACCTTGCTGCAGCAAAACTAG
- a CDS encoding SPFH domain-containing protein, which produces MKKRTSFLIWLFVLIALGGTAFFFGWVQFSVPAGSYGVMLSKSGGYHDRLIIPGEFMWRWERLVPTNSKILTFNLKAQDIEYKSEGALPSADKFGLVMEQKNDFRWKFALKISASVKPESLINLVKNASIKTQGDLDDFIRTRVEEAAQKSANEFIEYFLSNPEEYEKLKFQYAAFNDKITSDLKGKENTEIEIVSVELSSDFVIPDLKLYTTIRDVYSEYEKARSKVFTDLMIEEGKSAASSKFRMNDLKEWGELLKQYPQLIDFLAVARSDASETLKALRELKAKMSGAQVSSTQGGGQ; this is translated from the coding sequence ATGAAAAAAAGAACTTCATTTTTAATTTGGCTTTTTGTTTTGATTGCCTTAGGCGGCACGGCCTTTTTTTTCGGGTGGGTGCAGTTTTCAGTTCCTGCCGGATCTTACGGTGTGATGCTTTCAAAGTCGGGGGGCTATCACGACAGGCTCATTATTCCGGGCGAATTTATGTGGCGATGGGAGAGGCTTGTTCCGACTAATTCAAAAATTCTTACCTTTAATTTAAAAGCCCAAGACATTGAGTATAAAAGTGAAGGAGCCCTTCCTTCTGCGGATAAATTCGGTTTAGTGATGGAACAAAAAAACGATTTCCGCTGGAAGTTTGCTCTAAAGATTTCGGCTTCCGTAAAACCTGAAAGTTTAATAAACCTTGTAAAAAACGCTTCGATAAAAACCCAAGGCGATTTGGACGATTTTATTAGAACAAGAGTTGAAGAAGCCGCTCAAAAATCCGCAAACGAATTTATCGAGTATTTTTTATCCAATCCTGAAGAATATGAAAAGCTGAAATTTCAATATGCGGCCTTTAACGATAAAATCACTTCGGATCTAAAAGGCAAGGAGAATACCGAAATTGAAATTGTTTCGGTTGAGCTTTCTTCCGATTTTGTAATTCCCGATTTAAAACTTTATACAACAATAAGGGATGTTTATTCGGAGTATGAAAAAGCAAGGAGCAAGGTCTTTACCGACCTTATGATTGAAGAAGGAAAATCCGCAGCCTCTTCAAAATTCCGAATGAATGATCTAAAAGAATGGGGCGAGCTTTTAAAGCAATATCCCCAGCTTATCGACTTTTTGGCCGTAGCTAGAAGCGATGCGAGCGAAACCCTCAAGGCTTTGCGTGAGCTTAAAGCTAAGATGAGCGGCGCTCAGGTCAGCAGTACTCAAGGCGGCGGGCAATAG